The stretch of DNA CGCACAAAAGCACAATTTTGCCTTCAACGAAGCCACCTCATTTATGGTGCACTGCGAAACCCAAGAGGAAATCGATTACTACTGGAGCAGGCTCTCCGCAGACCCTAAAGCTGAGATATGCGGTTGGCTAAAAGACAAGTACGGCTTCTCCTGGCAGATAGTGCCAAACGCAATGGATAAGATGATGCAGAGCGGAGACGAGGAGGCTATTGCGCGGGTAACGGAGGCCTTTCTGAAGATGAAGAAACTGGACATAGCCGTATTGGAGCGGGCCTACAGGGGGATTTAAGTGAGGAAGCTATCGGTCTTAACGTTTGTTACTCTTGACGGCGTCATGCAGGCACCTGGAGGTCCACAGGAGGATACCAGCGGCGGCTTCAAATTCGGCGGCTGGACCGTTCCTCTCTGGGATGATTTTCTGGATAAAGTCATGGCTGTCCAGATGTCGCCACCGTTTGATCTGCTTCTCGGACGAAAAACCTACGAGATATTCACCTCTTACTGGCCTAACTCCAAAGACCCCCTGGGAGAAATACTCAACAGCGCCAAAAAATACGTTGTCTCCACCACACTCAGCAGCGTGGATTGGCAGAACTCTGTCTTGGTCAGAGGCTACGTCGCCGGGGAAATTCGAAAACTAAAACAGCAAGATGGCCCCGAACTGCAGGTGCATGGCAGCTCCAAACTGATCCAGACGCTGCTGAAAAACGACCTCGTCGACGAGCTTTGTCTGAAGATATTCCCAATCACCCTGGGAGCCGGCAAACGCCTCTTCGCAGAAGGCACCATACCTGCAGCTTTCAAGCCGTTAGAATGCAAGGTATCCCCTAAAGGAGTAGTTGTGGTTACGTATGTTAGGGGCGGAGAAATCAAGACAGGATCGTTTTAGCCCCGATTTAGTTCTTAGGCGATGAGACGCCGCTAAGCCCGGGTTTGTTTCTACGCATTCGAGTTACTCTTTTCCTGATGAGCTTCTCCAATTCGATCACTAAGAAGCCAGGAAGCAGCGCAAGAAGTATCACTGGCCACCATTCTAGCGGAATACTCGCAGTCTTGAAGATCGCTTGAGCTGCGGGAACATAAACTAATGCCAGCCCAGTGAGGACAGTTCCAGCGATTCCCGCCAGTAGCCACTTGTTAGAGAACGGTTTCAGCGTAAAGGCTGAATCATAGACTGAACGCGCAGTGATAACGTAGCCTAAATGCACGAATTGCACAGCGATGAAGGCTGCTGTTTGCGCCTGCG from Candidatus Bathyarchaeota archaeon encodes:
- a CDS encoding dihydrofolate reductase family protein; translation: MRKLSVLTFVTLDGVMQAPGGPQEDTSGGFKFGGWTVPLWDDFLDKVMAVQMSPPFDLLLGRKTYEIFTSYWPNSKDPLGEILNSAKKYVVSTTLSSVDWQNSVLVRGYVAGEIRKLKQQDGPELQVHGSSKLIQTLLKNDLVDELCLKIFPITLGAGKRLFAEGTIPAAFKPLECKVSPKGVVVVTYVRGGEIKTGSF